From Nostoc punctiforme PCC 73102:
TGGAAAAAGATTACAATATGAAAAATTCCTTTTAAAACTTACAGAAGGGAAGCATGAAAGCTGCATTATTATAACAAGTCAGTTGCCTTTAAAAGAATTTGCTTCTGTGACTACAAAACTACCTATTCGCTCTTTCAAATTAGAAGGTTTAGATGTAAACGCTGGAATGCAAATATTACAAGAAAAAGGTTTAACTGGACAGGAATGTAAGCGATTAATTGAAAATTACTCTGGGAATCCATCAAGTTTAGAAGCGTTGGCTGATAGAATTAATCGTTTTTTTGAGGGGAGTGTGAAAACATTTTTTAGATATCAAACTACTATGATTGATCCTCAACTTGAAACAATGCTACATCAGCAATTTGGACAAATTGGACTTTTAAGTAATCTTCAAAGGCAAATAATGATTTATTTGGCAGAAGAAATGTCAGAAAACTCGACTCCTATTCAATTCTCTAAACTCATTGATAATTTAAAAGAGCGAGTAGATTTCAAGTTGTCAGTTTTTGAACTAATAACAGCAATAGAAGTTTTAGAACAACGCTCGTTAATTGAAATTGCTGGTAAATCAAACAAACGAGAAGCTAGTTATAGTTTACAAGTATCTATTAAGAAGTATATTTTAGTTGATCCATTGGGATTAGTGCATAAAATACCAGATACAATACAAACAAGGGAAGTTACCTTGTGGGCTACTGCATAAATCCTCTTTGTACCCAACGTTATAATCCTGATAGCGCTGAAAATTGTTTAGCATGTGGAAATCCATTGATAATAAACGGGCGTATTCGTTTGCTACGCCCGTTGCGTTCCTTGGAGCAAAATCCATATACTTACACAGATGTCTTTGAAATTGAGGATATTGGCACAGAAGAACATCCTCAGCCTCAAATAAGAGTAATGAAAGTATTAAGATGGATTGATGATTCTAAGTTAGTTGAGCTACTTAAAAGAGAATCACTCATATTACAAATCTTAGACCATCCTGGAATTCCCAAGTCTAATAGGGAAGATTATTTCACATTTAGGCTGAATGATAATCTTCTAGAACTACATTGTCTAGTTATGCATAAGTTTGAAGGAGAGAATTTAACTCAGTGGGTACAATCTTATGGACGAATTAGCCAAGAAATGGCTTATGAATGGTTATTGCAGTTGATGGAGATTCTTGATTTAGTTCATCGGTCTGGTTTCTTCCACAGAGATATCAAACCAGAAAACATTGTTCATCAACCCGACGGGAATTTAGCACTTGTTGATTTTGGTGGAGCAAGACAGCTTAGTAGAACCTACTTTGCCAAAGTCAGTACCAGTGGAGGAACTACTACAGGATTCGGTAATGGTTACGAAATAACTGCTGTTAGGACAGCTTGTTACTCTCCCTTAGAGCAAATTCATGGACAAGCCGTACCACAGTCAGACTTTTACGCTTTAGGTAGAACTTTTGTTTACTTAGTCACAGGTATTTCTTTAATTGAAATCATAATGGACGAGCAGACAGGAAGACTAATTTGGAGAGATAAAGCACTTCACATAGATAAATTTCTGGCTGATTTACTTGATGATATGATGGCTCCTTTTGTTGGGCAGCGCCCACAAAGTACTCAAATAATAATACAGCGTTTGGAGCGCTTACCTAATCAATCAAAGTTTAATCGAGTAATTAAATCAAAGCCGTTTCAACTGAGTGTGTTTGTATTAGGTTTATTAAGTATTGTTGGTTTGATATATGCATCCCTACCTCTAGTAGCAAAATATTATTTAGATTCCGGTAAAAAAGCTTATAAAGAAAATCAAATTGACCAAGCTGAGAACGATTTTCAAAAAGCAGTATATTTGAATACTAGCTTAAAATACACAGTAGCAGATTATTTTTTAAATCAAGGTAAAGAAGCTTATAAAGAAAATAGGATTGCTGATGCTGAAAAAGACTTTCAAAGAGCAATAAAGTATGGACATAATTTAAATAATTCAGTCTCAATTTTTTACTTTGAGAAGGGTTTACAGCATCAAAATAACCCTAAAATTGCTAGAAAAAATTACGAGCTAGCTATAAAGTACAACCCGAAAGACGATACTGCGTATAATAATTTAGCAATTGCGTGTCAGCAGTTATATGACTATAATTGTGTTAACAAAACTTACGAAATAATTTTTAAGTTAAAACCTAATAAATGGGAATCGCATTACGGATTAGGTGATTTTTATGATGAACAGGGAGAATATGATTTAGCAGAAAAGCAATATGAAATTGCTATTAGAAGTAGCGATCAAGCTATATTTGCTGTTGCGGCTTTAGCAAGATTGAAAAATAAAAAAGGGGATCATACAGCAGCAGCTACTTTAGCTTTAAAAGGTTTGCAGAAAACTAACAATCGGGAATTACAAGCATCCCTGTATAAAGATTTAGGATGGGCAAGGTTAATGGAAAATAAGTTAACTGAAGCCGAAAGATATCTAGAAAAAGCAACAAAGTTAGATAGCGAAAGAACAGATGCATATTGTTTGCTATCTCAAATAGAAGAATCATTAGGTCAACTTAATTACGCCAGAGCTTATATAGATGCTTGTATCTTGACTAAATCTAGCCTACCAGAAGTGTTTCGCTGGAGACAAGAACTGCTAGATCGGATACTTGATAAATGATAAGATGCTCAAACAAATTATGTTTGTAAAACAATGAAAAAGCTGATGTTTTTTGGGGGAATGTGCTGTTTAACTTCTCTAATACTAATTCATCTACCATTGCTAGCAAATGTACCGCTCATAAGAGTAAGAAGAAATCAGGTTCATTGTGATCCACAAATGGGAAGAATAATAAGTAAGGGTCACAAGCACTTGTCAGCAGGGAGCTTAATTTGTAAGGGAGATACGATAGAAGTTGTGAATGGTGATTATGTAGAATTTTTATGCTTTAGTTCTGGAAACATTTTAAATTTATCTAGTGGAACTATTCCTCTTGATAAATGTGCAGAACCTGACGAAGCCTTATCCACTTGCAATCCAACCAATACTAATGCGTGTCACATACGAAAAGGTGGCACAGAAGGGAGCGATGAGCCAACAATCATTTCTCCTTATAGCACATCAACATTGAATTCCCGTCCAGAAATAACTTGGACTGCTGTTAAGGGTGCTACTTCTTACAAAGTCAAAGTAAAAAGTTACGAGTTTGGATGGGAAAAAGTTGTAAATCAAACTCGGCTTGCCTACCCAAGTGATGAAAAAGAATTTCAGCCGGGTACTCCATATACAATAGATGTCTTTGCATATATTGATGGTCAAGCTTTTAGCTATGATGAAACGTTTGTGGACGTATTGTCTGTAGCAAAGCAAGAACAAATTGCACAAAAGATTAAACGCATCAAAGACTTAGGGCTACCTCCAGATGAAACTATTCTTGACGTAGATGCTATTTATACGGCAGAAAATCTTTTAAATGAAACAATTGAGATGTTAAAAATGGCAACAGCAACTAATAGCCAAAATCCGACTCTTTACAGAGTACTGGGCGATCGCTATCTCTTGGCCAAGTTGCCAAAGGAGGCGAAATCCGAATACATCAAGGCATCTGAGTTAGCGAAAAGCAGCAATAATTCCAAAGAGTTCCAAAAAGCCCAATCAGGGCTACAAGTAGTGGAATTTTACAACCAGCTTCCAACCAGGAGGAACCCACCCCAATAATAAGCCTTCTTATATTTAGGATTTGACAGTAAACTTAATTGCGCCTGACGTAGTGCTTCTGCTTTTGGCAAGCCATTGTTCAAACCTTTATAAAATTCTTGCATAAGCAAAGCGGTAGAATCGGCATCCACGCGCCACAAAGTAGCAACAGTACTACGCGCTCCAGCTTGTGCAGCCATTCCTGCAATACCCATTGCTGACTGCTTGTTGCCTTTAGCTGTTTCGCAGGCGCTGAGAACAAGTAACTCAATTGCATCTTGACTATTTTCAGTTTTACCTCTGATTAAGCTGTCAAAGTCTCTAATATTAATTAGCTTGTCATAGGCAACCAGTACTGTTTTGAGTGGGTCAGAACTAAATTGACCGTGGGTAGTAATATGTACAATAGGAAAATTATTTTGAGTTAGTTCTTCTTTAAACCTTTTAAGGGTAAACTTCTTGTCTAACAAGGCAACTGACGATTTAGTTTGTTTTTCTACATTTTCTATTTCTTGTTTAGATGGGAGCAAATTCTCCATATTTTTAGGTGCATTTGGATCTATAGAACTGGGGCTTAGTTTTGATAGTCCAGCTATTAAAGCTATCATCTGGTTTTCATGTAAGACTCTAGGTTGTCTAATTCTGGAACCTAAAGTTTCTGCAATACTGTAACGCTCTATTAAATAATGTTTTCCATCATATAACAATGCCATTGGTATGCTTTGGAAAGATTTATCTAAAGTGAATACGAGTGTTCCTGATAGGGGTAGATATGTTTTTATTGGTGCAATTAGCTTTTCATAAATTACTTGAGAAGAAGTAGTAATGCTACTTTCGCCTACTTCAGAAAAATTTTCATTTTGTAAAGCTTCTAAAAGATGATCTATCTGGAATCGAACTAGTTTAGATTCAATAGAATGGTGGTGAAGTGAGCCATCTGTTGACTGAGCAATTACTTCTATAGTATCCCCTAAATCAATAATGTGAATTACTGTTGGGGCGCTCTTGAGGTTCTGAAGCTGATTCAAAGCAACAAGGTCAAGCTTGCCACATCTGAGAAAGTTTTCTAAGCGTGCTATCTGCAATCCTTCATTTATCTCTATTACTCTTTTTAAATCAGGATTAGGTGATGTTAAGAGTAATCGCATATAATTACGATATGTCGGCTCCATTTCTGACTGAAAAGAGAACTGCAAATCTCCGTTAGTTGACAAAAGACTATCACGCACTTCAGTCATGTTTGCGATCGCAGCATTATAGTTCTGAATCGCTAACTCAGTTTTTCCCTGCTTTTGGTAAATTAGTCCTAACTGCTGCTGCCATTCGTAAGCAATATCCGAAGCCCGAATTGATTGAGCGAATCCTAAAGCCTTCGTAAAATATGCCTGTTTTTGTTCTGTTTGAGTTGATACTTTACCCAAAGTACCAAAACTATAGGATAACCATCGGATACTATTAATAGTTTCAGCCATTTTCAATGCTAATTTAGCATATCGAATCGCTACTGATTTCAATTGTTCATCTGGGATCTGGCTGAGGTTATTAGCAAAATTCAACCGAGCATGAATAGATGGCTCAAGTGATAACTCCAAAAAGGCAGAAGAATTGCCATCTATTTGATTTACCAATGCTCTAATTTGTTGATTAACTTTCTGATGGATGTTCGCTTGATTTGGTTGATGACTGAGCCATTTTTCCCAACTGATCAGTAAAGTTAAGTGATTCAACTGAGCTTGCAGTTTAGCTGATTTTGAGATATTTGGGATGTTTTCTAGTGTTTGGTAATACCAGAGTGATTTTTGCGCTTTTTGTGGAATAATGTTAGCAATCTGCTCTCGAAAAAGTGGTTCCTCTATCCAAGAATATTTATCTTGTAATTGCTGATAAATTGTCTGTTCAATATTACCTAGAGACAGATAAATCCCACTAATCTTTGATGAAGATACAAGTTTTGCTAGCGTTAACGTTTCTTGTAGAACTGTTTCAGATTCATTTAACTTTCCCAAAATCCGCAAGACTTCTCCGAGATTCTGTAATCCAAGTAAGTTAACCGATGTTGCTTCCTGCTTACCAATTAATGTCGTGAGTTGCTCTTTTTGAGTAAGAGCAGGTTGCTGCAAAGTCGTGTCGCAAATACCTAGAATTGTATTAAAGTTTAAAGCTTCTAAAAGTGTATTGCAAGCTTGTTTATGTAATCCTAATGCTTGAAAAGCAAGGTTTTGATTAATCAGGCTTTCCGTAATTCCCTCTTGGTCGTTTAGTTGGCGATATATTTTGGTAGATTCCTGCCAAGTTTTTAAAGCTTCATTCGCCTGATCTAGAGCTAATTGTTCGTGACCTGATGAAGT
This genomic window contains:
- a CDS encoding CHAT domain-containing protein; amino-acid sequence: MISLQCCFKYLFSGILGLSLILIQSSSPAQTVKKEKEFLKNQAASLTSSGHEQLALDQANEALKTWQESTKIYRQLNDQEGITESLINQNLAFQALGLHKQACNTLLEALNFNTILGICDTTLQQPALTQKEQLTTLIGKQEATSVNLLGLQNLGEVLRILGKLNESETVLQETLTLAKLVSSSKISGIYLSLGNIEQTIYQQLQDKYSWIEEPLFREQIANIIPQKAQKSLWYYQTLENIPNISKSAKLQAQLNHLTLLISWEKWLSHQPNQANIHQKVNQQIRALVNQIDGNSSAFLELSLEPSIHARLNFANNLSQIPDEQLKSVAIRYAKLALKMAETINSIRWLSYSFGTLGKVSTQTEQKQAYFTKALGFAQSIRASDIAYEWQQQLGLIYQKQGKTELAIQNYNAAIANMTEVRDSLLSTNGDLQFSFQSEMEPTYRNYMRLLLTSPNPDLKRVIEINEGLQIARLENFLRCGKLDLVALNQLQNLKSAPTVIHIIDLGDTIEVIAQSTDGSLHHHSIESKLVRFQIDHLLEALQNENFSEVGESSITTSSQVIYEKLIAPIKTYLPLSGTLVFTLDKSFQSIPMALLYDGKHYLIERYSIAETLGSRIRQPRVLHENQMIALIAGLSKLSPSSIDPNAPKNMENLLPSKQEIENVEKQTKSSVALLDKKFTLKRFKEELTQNNFPIVHITTHGQFSSDPLKTVLVAYDKLINIRDFDSLIRGKTENSQDAIELLVLSACETAKGNKQSAMGIAGMAAQAGARSTVATLWRVDADSTALLMQEFYKGLNNGLPKAEALRQAQLSLLSNPKYKKAYYWGGFLLVGSWL
- a CDS encoding protein kinase domain-containing protein translates to MGYCINPLCTQRYNPDSAENCLACGNPLIINGRIRLLRPLRSLEQNPYTYTDVFEIEDIGTEEHPQPQIRVMKVLRWIDDSKLVELLKRESLILQILDHPGIPKSNREDYFTFRLNDNLLELHCLVMHKFEGENLTQWVQSYGRISQEMAYEWLLQLMEILDLVHRSGFFHRDIKPENIVHQPDGNLALVDFGGARQLSRTYFAKVSTSGGTTTGFGNGYEITAVRTACYSPLEQIHGQAVPQSDFYALGRTFVYLVTGISLIEIIMDEQTGRLIWRDKALHIDKFLADLLDDMMAPFVGQRPQSTQIIIQRLERLPNQSKFNRVIKSKPFQLSVFVLGLLSIVGLIYASLPLVAKYYLDSGKKAYKENQIDQAENDFQKAVYLNTSLKYTVADYFLNQGKEAYKENRIADAEKDFQRAIKYGHNLNNSVSIFYFEKGLQHQNNPKIARKNYELAIKYNPKDDTAYNNLAIACQQLYDYNCVNKTYEIIFKLKPNKWESHYGLGDFYDEQGEYDLAEKQYEIAIRSSDQAIFAVAALARLKNKKGDHTAAATLALKGLQKTNNRELQASLYKDLGWARLMENKLTEAERYLEKATKLDSERTDAYCLLSQIEESLGQLNYARAYIDACILTKSSLPEVFRWRQELLDRILDK